The sequence TCCAATAACTCCAACTAAAATCGGATAGGTTCCAAGTGGTCTTCCAAAAGTTATATTTCCCTCCACAAATTCAGGTATAACTCCTTTAACTATTGAACCTTTAGGAAATACCTTCTTTATCATTTCACTATCTATTTCATTTCTTATGAGATATTTATAATGCTTAAATAATGCCTTATTAACTTTTAATCTTTTTTTCTGATTGTAATACCACAAAGGTGTGTTAGGTACAACCATAAGCTGTCTTAAATTTATACGCCTCAAAAGGATATTATTTTCTAGGTAATACTTTAGCTTTTGGTATAAAACCTCATATGATTTTTTTGTTTCTCCGGCAAGACCAAATATAAAGTTTAATCCTGGAAGAAGCTTTGGAATACCATTTATTCTAATTCCACCTATTTCATTTACTAACTTTATTGCAAAATCTATATCTTCCACTGTTCCCTGAATGTTGTTCTTTTTTCTAACAGCTTCATCAAAACTTTCCACTCCAAAAGAAAAAATGTCTCCTTCTGTATTATTTTCAACAATTATTTCTATCGCTCTTGCACTATCTGGAAAATGTTGTGCAATAAAAGCAGGATTTGCATTGTCAGTATGCAAAACTTCTAATTTTGGTGCTACACTTCTTATACCATTGTACAACTCCTTTATTAACAAAACGTTAATTTTATTTGAATTTTTATCTAAACCGTACGCAAGTATATTTGCACTTCTTCCAAGCCTAAAAGCTTTTACACCATTTTTGTAAAGCTTTTCAACTTCTTCTATAATATCTTTTACAGGTCTTGAAATAAATTTTGGATG comes from Thermosipho africanus Ob7 and encodes:
- a CDS encoding radical SAM protein is translated as MKSAIIIDGYVDEPAVLGVPPYLSTYARYIAGTLIFKDFEVKYTTIDEVRKKNLFSSFNNFDVMVILSSITVPGKYIGGTPISIDEIKKIFSSNKKPFRILTGATVNFINDPEEVYADDLAIDFLKYAFEKVDYEVVRNVSLLGAEIVKMHPRFPDIICEIEVSLGCERKTYCTFCSEPILHPKFISRPVKDIIEEVEKLYKNGVKAFRLGRSANILAYGLDKNSNKINVLLIKELYNGIRSVAPKLEVLHTDNANPAFIAQHFPDSARAIEIIVENNTEGDIFSFGVESFDEAVRKKNNIQGTVEDIDFAIKLVNEIGGIRINGIPKLLPGLNFIFGLAGETKKSYEVLYQKLKYYLENNILLRRINLRQLMVVPNTPLWYYNQKKRLKVNKALFKHYKYLIRNEIDSEMIKKVFPKGSIVKGVIPEFVEGNITFGRPLGTYPILVGVIGKFDKKSDIYIVDHGMRSITGIVLGKKVAEYSISELAKIPGISKSKAEKLKKEYPSTALNEILEVDLD